The Gottschalkia purinilytica DNA window TCTTTGGTCTAGTTCTGTCCTGCTAAATATTCAGCTACTGCGATTTGATATTCATTTGGAACTATTTGTTTTTCATCTCCCTCAGCTTCTTCTAAGTTCCACTTTCCAGCTTTAACAAGTATCCCGTAACATACTACTAAATATTTTTTAATCATAATTAATTACCTCCTAATTTTTGCTCTAATTCTTGAATTTTATTTTCAAGTTGAATTATGGCTTCTGCCATAGCAACTTTTTCCTCGTCAACTTCTACTTCTTCTATGATCTCGGGTTCATAATTGTGCTGTGACCCTAACATTTCATCTTTTATATTTTCAAATTCTTCACAGGTTATATTTTCAATGTCAGTTATATCTATTTTTTCATCTAAACTAAATATACATTGAGTTAGCTGTTTATTTATATGATAATTAGAAACTTTAAGAATGTCTAATGGATATAACAAGTTACCTAAATCATCAAATGTTACATTG harbors:
- a CDS encoding CD1375 family protein, which encodes MIKKYLVVCYGILVKAGKWNLEEAEGDEKQIVPNEYQIAVAEYLAGQN